A genomic stretch from Enterobacter oligotrophicus includes:
- the lpp gene encoding murein lipoprotein Lpp yields MNRTKLVLGAVILGSTLLAGCSSNAKIDQLSSDVQTLNAKVDQLSNDVNAIRSDVQAAKDDAARANQRLDNQATKYRK; encoded by the coding sequence ATGAATCGTACTAAACTGGTACTGGGCGCGGTAATCCTGGGTTCTACTCTGCTGGCAGGTTGCTCCAGCAACGCTAAAATCGATCAGCTGTCTTCTGACGTTCAGACTCTGAACGCTAAAGTTGACCAGCTGAGCAACGACGTGAACGCAATCCGTTCCGACGTTCAGGCTGCTAAAGACGACGCAGCTCGCGCTAACCAGCGTCTGGACAACCAGGCTACTAAATACCGTAAGTAA